CTTCTTCTCGTACAAATGTATCTTTATGAATGTCAACGGTCTCTTCGTAGATTTCTATGCGTGCAATTTCACCTTGGCTGAAGCTAACGCTACTAGGAGCAACTGCTTCAACAGAAGCTGTTAAAGCCACTCGCTCAATTACAACTCGTTCTTTCTGAATGGGAATTGAAACCTGTGCAGTTTCAGTTTCAATGTGCTTACCAATTAGGACTTCTCCTGTTTTAATACGGGTTTTGTTTGCAATCAGCCGTTCTTGATATAGTTTGAAAGTTTGATGATCTTGCTGATTAAGCTCGTAAAGTAATGGCTCTTGTTCGTAATTGTAGCTACTAGGGTTGTAAAGACTGTCAAGCTCATCTAGAGTAGCTAAATTGGCTATATCTAGGGGTGTTGGAGGGCAATATATTCCTCTTACTAGCTCTTCATAATCATGATCAACTGTTTGATGTTCGCTAAACTCAGGTAAATTTTCAGCTTGCTGTTTAGTCATTCCAACTGCGTAAATGCGCTCAGAGTTCTGGTCAGTCCGAGAACGACCAACGGGTAAGAGTACTTTTTTACCAAAAATCCAAAAGCCTAAATCA
This portion of the Nostoc sp. UHCC 0302 genome encodes:
- a CDS encoding DUF2382 domain-containing protein translates to MGLLNIADFDPNYRESFNHNDIKGREVYIDGDDKIGTISDVLVDEDGLFRYFVIDLGFWIFGKKVLLPVGRSRTDQNSERIYAVGMTKQQAENLPEFSEHQTVDHDYEELVRGIYCPPTPLDIANLATLDELDSLYNPSSYNYEQEPLLYELNQQDHQTFKLYQERLIANKTRIKTGEVLIGKHIETETAQVSIPIQKERVVIERVALTASVEAVAPSSVSFSQGEIARIEIYEETVDIHKDTFVREEVTIKKVIDHQTVESQETLRREELDIDTQGHSLIEGLEKI